A genomic segment from Chloroflexota bacterium encodes:
- the arcC gene encoding carbamate kinase, with protein MSKVAVVAIGGNSLIKDPQHQTVPDQAEAVRETCEHIAGMIEQGWDVVITHGNGPQVGFILLRSELASHVLHTVPLDSCGADTQGAIGYLIQKALYNEFLKRGIKKQAATVVTQVVVDRNDPAFQKPSKPIGPFYDKEKAEKYRDEQGWAIVEDAGRGYRRVVASPIPQEIVERDAIKLLIDAGFVVIGVGGGGIPVIRREDGGLEGAEAVIDKDYASSLLASSINADLLLISTAVEKVAINYRKPNEQYLDRMTLSEAKRYLAEGHFPAGSMGPKIKAIISFLEKGGKKALITRPETIEKALRGETGTWVVP; from the coding sequence ATGTCAAAGGTAGCTGTAGTAGCTATTGGAGGTAACTCGCTCATTAAAGACCCGCAGCATCAGACGGTCCCTGACCAAGCGGAGGCAGTGCGGGAAACCTGCGAGCACATCGCCGGTATGATTGAGCAGGGCTGGGATGTGGTCATCACACACGGCAATGGGCCCCAGGTGGGATTCATCCTGTTGCGCTCTGAGCTGGCCAGTCATGTGTTGCATACTGTTCCCCTCGACTCTTGCGGGGCTGACACACAGGGGGCTATTGGTTACTTGATTCAGAAGGCGTTGTACAACGAGTTCCTGAAGCGAGGAATAAAGAAGCAGGCGGCGACTGTCGTCACCCAGGTTGTTGTTGATCGGAATGATCCAGCCTTCCAGAAGCCTTCTAAGCCGATTGGCCCCTTCTACGATAAAGAGAAGGCAGAGAAATATCGAGATGAGCAAGGTTGGGCTATCGTCGAAGATGCTGGCCGGGGATACCGGCGCGTAGTGGCTTCGCCCATCCCCCAGGAGATCGTAGAGAGAGACGCCATCAAGCTCTTGATCGACGCTGGATTTGTGGTGATCGGCGTCGGGGGTGGTGGCATTCCTGTTATCAGGAGGGAGGATGGCGGTCTGGAGGGTGCTGAGGCGGTAATCGACAAGGACTATGCCTCAAGCCTGCTAGCCAGCAGTATCAATGCTGATCTACTCCTGATCTCCACGGCTGTGGAGAAGGTGGCGATCAATTATAGGAAACCAAACGAGCAATATCTGGACCGGATGACTCTCTCCGAAGCGAAGAGATACCTGGCCGAGGGACATTTTCCGGCAGGGAGCATGGGGCCCAAAATCAAGGCCATCATCTCTTTCCTGGAGAAGGGGGGTAAGAAGGCCCTGATCACCAGGCCGGAAACGATTGAGAAGGCTCTACGGGGAGAGACGGGTACCTGGGTAGTGCCCTGA
- a CDS encoding ornithine carbamoyltransferase, which yields MAVNLKGRDLITTQEWSVEEIEAVLDLAKDMKKRRYNHPLGNCLKNETFFMFFYNPSVRTRQSFECAATELGGHAQFLEPKAMRLKTKTTAGETVEDAAKVMSRYAVGIGIRILEDAIEEYGQGDALLREYAYWSDVPIISMAHDKYHPCQGLADVMGAREHLGDVRGKKLLMVWGKGALVRSWCSVQESLLINTRLGMNVTLAYPEGYDLDPQVMEACRQNVAATGGKFGITHNLEEAYKGAHIVYSRNWMSPKRYQWTKEQEIEMAMKHSEWICTRELMELTDNALYTHPMPIDRGAEVTDEVASGPRSIIYDVAENRLHVQKAVMALTMADL from the coding sequence ATGGCCGTTAATTTGAAGGGCAGGGACCTAATTACAACACAGGAATGGTCGGTCGAGGAGATCGAGGCCGTCTTGGATTTAGCTAAAGATATGAAGAAGCGTCGCTACAATCATCCCCTGGGCAACTGTCTGAAGAACGAAACATTCTTCATGTTCTTCTATAATCCCTCCGTACGCACCAGACAATCATTTGAGTGTGCTGCGACAGAGCTGGGTGGTCATGCCCAGTTCTTAGAGCCCAAAGCGATGCGTTTGAAGACGAAAACAACCGCTGGCGAGACGGTTGAAGATGCAGCCAAGGTGATGAGCCGCTATGCTGTTGGCATCGGCATTCGTATCTTGGAGGATGCCATCGAGGAATACGGGCAGGGAGACGCCTTGCTCCGGGAGTACGCCTATTGGTCGGACGTGCCCATCATCAGCATGGCCCATGACAAGTATCATCCCTGTCAGGGCCTGGCCGATGTGATGGGAGCGCGCGAACACCTGGGAGACGTAAGGGGTAAGAAGCTCCTCATGGTTTGGGGAAAGGGGGCCCTGGTGCGTTCTTGGTGTTCAGTGCAGGAGAGTCTGCTCATCAATACCAGGCTGGGCATGAACGTGACGTTGGCTTATCCCGAGGGGTATGACCTGGATCCTCAAGTTATGGAGGCTTGTCGCCAGAATGTGGCCGCCACGGGGGGCAAGTTTGGGATAACGCACAACCTGGAAGAGGCTTATAAGGGGGCGCATATCGTTTACTCGCGTAACTGGATGAGCCCCAAACGCTACCAGTGGACGAAGGAACAAGAGATAGAGATGGCCATGAAGCACTCTGAATGGATCTGTACCAGGGAGCTGATGGAGCTCACTGATAATGCCTTGTACACGCATCCGATGCCCATCGATCGAGGTGCTGAAGTCACTGATGAAGTAGCTAGCGGCCCGCGCTCGATTATCTATGATGTCGCTGAGAACCGATTACACGTCCAGAAAGCGGTCATGGCCCTGACGATGGCCGATCTGTAA
- a CDS encoding N-acetylornithine carbamoyltransferase, giving the protein MKTDSFKGRDWITDLEYTKEELETILEVAFDLKRRYATGELHNHILKGKTLFMIFYNMSLRTRNSFEAGMTQLGGHAHFLEPGKIYAPALAGMEKAYTTERVSDVARTLSRMGNAISIRCYGEPVNWIYGKANAMIREFAHWAHIPVINMECDMYHPCQGMADVMTMIEKLGDVRGKKFVMSWAYSPSVEKPLAVPQSAISVASKFGMNIVLAHPKGLELDPNLIQAVKDNVKRYGGSFGISNDMAEAFKGADVVYPKAWTSVHNIPPEAPKINLEATQKLFDANKHWICDAEMLSKAKKDVLYMHCLPCDRGFEVTDEVIDGPNSVVFDEAENRLHAQKAIMSLTMR; this is encoded by the coding sequence GTGAAGACCGATTCCTTTAAGGGCAGAGATTGGATCACCGATCTTGAGTACACCAAGGAAGAGCTGGAGACGATCCTAGAGGTAGCCTTTGATCTGAAAAGACGGTATGCCACCGGCGAACTACACAATCACATTTTGAAGGGCAAGACCCTCTTCATGATCTTCTACAATATGTCTCTGCGTACCCGAAACAGCTTTGAAGCAGGTATGACTCAGCTCGGCGGACATGCCCACTTCCTCGAGCCAGGGAAAATTTACGCCCCGGCCCTGGCCGGCATGGAGAAGGCCTATACAACAGAGCGGGTCTCCGATGTGGCTCGTACCCTCTCCCGCATGGGTAATGCTATCTCCATCCGTTGCTACGGTGAGCCGGTGAACTGGATCTATGGTAAAGCCAACGCTATGATCAGGGAATTTGCCCATTGGGCTCATATCCCCGTAATTAACATGGAGTGCGACATGTATCACCCCTGCCAGGGGATGGCTGACGTAATGACTATGATTGAGAAGCTGGGCGATGTCCGCGGCAAGAAGTTTGTGATGAGCTGGGCCTACTCTCCCAGTGTGGAGAAGCCCTTAGCTGTACCTCAAAGCGCCATCAGTGTCGCTTCGAAATTCGGCATGAATATTGTACTGGCTCACCCCAAGGGGTTAGAGCTCGATCCCAATTTAATTCAGGCGGTCAAGGATAATGTGAAACGCTATGGTGGCTCGTTTGGGATCAGCAATGATATGGCCGAGGCGTTCAAGGGGGCTGATGTAGTCTACCCCAAAGCCTGGACTTCGGTCCACAACATCCCACCTGAGGCGCCGAAAATAAACCTGGAGGCTACCCAAAAGCTCTTCGACGCGAACAAGCACTGGATCTGCGATGCGGAGATGCTCTCCAAGGCCAAGAAGGATGTCTTGTACATGCACTGTTTGCCTTGTGATCGGGGCTTCGAGGTCACCGACGAGGTCATCGATGGACCTAACTCTGTGGTCTTCGATGAGGCCGAAAATCGATTACATGCCCAAAAGGCGATCATGTCCTTGACGATGCGCTAG
- the ade gene encoding adenine deaminase yields MNQITYSIIKEIVDTALQRRPPDLILRNCRLVNVYAEQVYDSDILISSQRIAVLTPVGAMQGQNVLDCQGYFALPGFMDGHIHLESSALGPAEIARIIVPRGMTSVFADPHEIANVLGVEGIRLLLDMIKGLPLRLFLCVPSHVPAAPDLETSGASLELSEITEMLGWEDTVSLGELDPSKVLSLSEKYIAEVIAALKASKVVNGHTAGLKGLDLNAYIAAGILDDHNSLNIAAYLERLRLGMKAMVREGRGAYTLTEVIQGILRERLPTRHAFFCVDDKHANDLVDEGHIDHCIRRAIALGIDPIAAIQMGSLNCAERYRVDHLVGSITPGRLADIVLCRDLNDIHAEVVIVDGSVVARDGELLEKPTVATYPAWALDTINLPRPCQPTDFAIRCSKAEETVKVRVMAKEPISNMSKIAIEELKVGNGFVLPDPQRDILKIAVVERYKRTGRVGLGFISGFGFRNGAIASSVCHDHHNIVVIGSSDTDMAICVNTIAEMKGGFAVVKDGQVTAKVPLPLAGLMSDQPYEVLVQQMEALNRAAAELDGAPRAPFMSLSFVSLPSVPELGLSDRGLIDVRSQRLIGLFPDAP; encoded by the coding sequence ATGAATCAAATCACCTATTCAATTATCAAGGAGATCGTTGATACTGCTCTACAGAGGAGACCGCCGGACCTGATCCTGAGGAACTGTCGCCTGGTCAACGTCTATGCAGAGCAGGTCTATGATAGCGATATTTTGATCAGCAGTCAGCGCATCGCTGTCTTAACCCCAGTTGGCGCTATGCAGGGTCAAAATGTCCTGGATTGCCAAGGTTATTTTGCCCTGCCTGGCTTTATGGATGGGCATATACATCTTGAATCGAGCGCCCTCGGACCGGCAGAGATAGCTCGCATCATTGTTCCCCGTGGTATGACCTCCGTCTTTGCCGATCCACACGAGATCGCCAATGTGCTAGGTGTAGAGGGCATCCGTCTGCTGCTGGACATGATCAAAGGATTACCCCTTCGCCTCTTCCTCTGTGTCCCTTCCCATGTGCCGGCTGCGCCTGATTTAGAGACAAGCGGGGCTAGCCTGGAGCTGTCCGAGATCACGGAGATGCTGGGGTGGGAGGATACAGTCAGCCTTGGTGAATTAGATCCCTCCAAGGTTTTATCTCTTTCCGAGAAGTATATCGCTGAGGTGATAGCGGCTCTCAAGGCGAGCAAGGTCGTTAATGGGCATACGGCTGGACTGAAAGGCCTGGATCTGAATGCTTATATCGCCGCTGGGATCCTTGATGACCATAACAGCCTGAATATAGCTGCCTATCTAGAGCGCCTCCGCCTGGGCATGAAGGCGATGGTCAGGGAGGGTAGGGGAGCTTACACCCTTACAGAGGTGATTCAAGGTATCCTCCGGGAGCGATTGCCCACGCGGCACGCCTTTTTCTGTGTTGATGATAAGCATGCCAATGACCTAGTCGATGAGGGACACATCGACCATTGTATCCGCCGGGCCATCGCCCTGGGCATCGATCCCATCGCAGCCATCCAGATGGGTTCCCTAAATTGTGCTGAGCGTTATCGAGTGGATCATCTCGTCGGTAGTATAACCCCTGGCCGGTTGGCTGATATCGTCCTTTGCCGCGACCTTAATGACATTCACGCCGAGGTTGTGATCGTTGATGGTAGCGTGGTGGCCAGAGATGGGGAATTACTGGAGAAGCCCACAGTGGCAACCTACCCAGCCTGGGCTCTTGATACCATCAATCTGCCCCGTCCCTGCCAGCCGACTGATTTCGCTATCAGATGCAGCAAGGCGGAGGAAACGGTAAAAGTAAGGGTCATGGCCAAAGAACCGATTAGTAATATGAGTAAGATAGCCATCGAAGAGCTGAAAGTGGGGAATGGGTTTGTCCTTCCCGATCCGCAGCGGGATATCCTTAAGATAGCTGTCGTAGAGCGATATAAACGAACAGGACGGGTCGGACTCGGCTTCATCAGTGGCTTTGGTTTTCGAAATGGGGCGATCGCCTCCTCTGTTTGTCACGACCACCATAACATTGTTGTCATCGGTAGCAGTGATACTGATATGGCCATTTGTGTGAATACCATTGCTGAGATGAAGGGTGGTTTCGCAGTGGTCAAAGATGGTCAGGTGACGGCAAAGGTGCCTTTACCCTTGGCCGGATTGATGAGCGACCAGCCTTATGAGGTACTTGTGCAACAGATGGAAGCGCTGAACCGGGCCGCTGCAGAGCTGGACGGTGCCCCTCGAGCCCCGTTCATGAGCCTGAGCTTTGTCTCCTTGCCCAGTGTCCCTGAACTCGGGCTCTCTGATCGAGGACTGATTGATGTGCGCTCCCAGCGGTTGATCGGCCTATTCCCTGATGCGCCCTAA